The following proteins come from a genomic window of Nitrosopumilus sp.:
- a CDS encoding iron dependent repressor, metal binding and dimerization domain protein — MKSKNSKRLDSIKAAHQTERTRSSARMEDYLEIISELVELKGYATTLDISRYMNVSAPSVTKMLQRLDEGGFLEYEKYHGINLTAKGSQIAEGIRQNHGILLEFFEILGVGYDTANQDTEGIEHHLNPKTIRQLRKFITFLKANPKIIENFKNL; from the coding sequence ATGAAATCTAAAAATTCCAAGAGATTAGATTCAATTAAAGCAGCCCATCAAACAGAAAGAACCCGTTCCAGTGCCAGAATGGAAGATTATTTAGAAATTATTTCAGAACTTGTAGAATTAAAGGGATATGCCACAACATTAGACATTTCAAGATACATGAATGTAAGTGCACCAAGTGTAACTAAAATGCTTCAAAGATTAGACGAGGGAGGATTTTTAGAATATGAAAAGTATCATGGAATTAATCTTACAGCAAAAGGTTCACAAATAGCCGAGGGAATAAGACAAAACCATGGAATTTTGTTAGAATTTTTTGAAATTTTAGGTGTAGGATATGACACTGCAAATCAGGACACAGAAGGAATAGAGCATCACTTAAATCCAAAAACAATTAGACAGTTAAGAAAATTTATTACTTTTCTAAAAGCAAATCCCAAAATCATTGAAAATTTTAAAAATCTTTAA
- a CDS encoding Hpt domain-containing protein: MSDEFIKIATTEINEEISAISSILNSCATNEDVFQNSKELQSHTHKIKGLAPMMGQEELGSICSMLDAVLKQINDGKKIEGIYDIFTESLPFMKHSMSEPGYDMTSIIDKVTSFSSNVK, encoded by the coding sequence ATGTCTGATGAATTTATCAAAATTGCTACAACCGAAATCAATGAGGAGATTTCTGCAATTTCATCGATTTTAAATTCATGTGCGACCAATGAGGATGTTTTTCAAAATTCTAAAGAATTACAAAGTCATACTCATAAAATCAAAGGATTGGCACCAATGATGGGTCAAGAAGAATTGGGTTCCATATGTTCTATGTTGGACGCAGTGTTAAAGCAAATCAACGATGGCAAAAAAATTGAGGGCATTTATGATATTTTTACTGAATCCTTGCCTTTCATGAAACATTCAATGAGTGAACCTGGATATGACATGACGTCTATCATAGATAAAGTGACTAGTTTTTCTTCTAATGTGAAATGA
- a CDS encoding TldD/PmbA family protein: MNSDLRELADKGIKYAMELGAHYCDVRAEIQDKKSVLIENKDIENIKTSTDSGLGIRLIKNGAWGFCSVTDPKSFEEIKDKIDHAVKNSSHHRKKKIETYSNTVNNAKIDFPVLKKPSIQELIKIGLDCSQIILDTPKIIKSVINPWYTENSKYFTNSEGSKIEQNFTDVVIDMNAVAHDSGITQSINITEGGRGGLEQITDKEKIQQKAKEISQKASELIIAKFAKEEQTTVVMNPDFVSLLTHEILGHPSEADRVLGKEMAWAGGAWWKGKIGEKIGSENLNVFDDPTIKESLGWYFFDDEGIKTQKTTLVENGILKKHLQNRETAQIFNTKPTGNMRATNYRFMPLIRMACTCIGNGDRNPDEIIKEVKNGILISNMKIPSIDMKRYNWSISCQYAQKIENGEITDLLRDVIVMGTAPEFFASINACGNDFTVRPITNCGKGDPMQSMIMGNGGPTIRGIATVKSVN, from the coding sequence ATGAATTCAGATCTACGCGAATTAGCAGACAAGGGAATCAAGTACGCAATGGAATTGGGAGCACATTACTGTGATGTACGAGCTGAGATACAAGATAAAAAATCAGTGTTAATAGAAAATAAAGATATAGAAAACATCAAAACATCTACAGATTCGGGACTAGGAATTAGATTAATTAAAAATGGAGCATGGGGTTTTTGTTCAGTTACAGATCCCAAATCATTTGAAGAGATAAAAGACAAGATTGATCACGCCGTTAAAAATTCATCACACCACAGAAAAAAGAAAATAGAGACATATTCTAACACAGTTAATAATGCAAAAATAGATTTCCCAGTTTTGAAAAAACCATCAATACAGGAATTAATAAAAATAGGTCTAGATTGTAGTCAAATTATTTTAGATACACCAAAAATTATCAAATCAGTTATCAATCCATGGTATACAGAGAATTCGAAATATTTTACAAATAGCGAAGGCTCAAAAATTGAACAAAATTTTACAGATGTGGTAATAGACATGAATGCAGTAGCTCATGATTCTGGAATTACACAATCAATTAACATTACAGAAGGTGGGAGGGGCGGATTAGAACAAATTACAGATAAAGAAAAAATTCAACAAAAAGCCAAAGAAATATCCCAAAAAGCATCGGAATTAATTATTGCAAAATTTGCAAAAGAAGAACAAACAACAGTTGTCATGAATCCAGATTTTGTTTCATTACTAACACATGAAATACTAGGTCACCCATCAGAAGCAGACAGAGTTTTAGGAAAAGAAATGGCATGGGCAGGGGGTGCATGGTGGAAAGGAAAGATTGGAGAAAAGATAGGCTCTGAGAATCTTAATGTCTTTGATGATCCAACCATCAAAGAGAGTTTAGGGTGGTATTTTTTTGATGATGAAGGAATAAAAACTCAAAAAACGACACTTGTTGAAAATGGAATTTTAAAAAAACATCTGCAAAACAGGGAAACTGCCCAAATTTTTAACACAAAGCCAACAGGAAACATGAGAGCCACCAACTATAGATTCATGCCTTTAATTCGTATGGCATGTACATGTATTGGAAACGGCGATAGAAATCCAGATGAAATAATAAAAGAAGTAAAAAACGGAATTCTCATTTCAAATATGAAAATCCCTTCAATAGATATGAAACGATATAATTGGAGCATTTCATGCCAGTACGCTCAAAAAATAGAAAACGGAGAAATTACAGACTTGCTAAGAGATGTGATAGTGATGGGCACTGCACCAGAATTTTTTGCATCAATTAATGCTTGTGGGAATGACTTTACAGTAAGACCAATAACTAATTGTGGCAAAGGGGATCCTATGCAATCAATGATCATGGGAAACGGGGGACCAACAATTCGTGGAATAGCAACTGTAAAGAGTGTTAATTAA
- a CDS encoding DUF192 domain-containing protein, translated as MTTRSQVLIPIFIAAVIIGVVGLMSIPSESKLESVEFPRGTIKVDDVPLQVQIADTEPRRVRGLMFQDELPYDQGMIFVFEQSGLYSLWMLNMQFSLDMIWFDEDGKVVHIEKNIPPCKSPLEITTCQSVVPGDEAIYVLEVTSGFVEQNNITKDSVLTIISI; from the coding sequence ATGACAACTAGGTCTCAAGTACTAATTCCTATTTTTATTGCAGCTGTCATAATCGGTGTTGTTGGATTAATGTCGATTCCAAGTGAAAGTAAATTGGAATCTGTTGAATTTCCTAGGGGGACAATAAAGGTTGATGATGTTCCCTTGCAGGTACAGATTGCTGACACTGAACCCAGACGTGTTCGTGGTTTAATGTTTCAAGATGAACTTCCATATGATCAAGGTATGATTTTTGTATTTGAACAATCTGGATTATACTCTCTTTGGATGCTTAACATGCAATTTTCGCTTGACATGATTTGGTTTGATGAAGACGGTAAAGTAGTTCATATCGAAAAAAATATCCCTCCATGTAAAAGTCCGTTAGAAATAACTACATGTCAAAGTGTTGTACCTGGTGATGAAGCAATATATGTTCTTGAAGTAACATCTGGTTTTGTTGAACAAAATAATATTACAAAAGATTCTGTATTGACTATTATCTCTATCTGA
- a CDS encoding uracil-DNA glycosylase, protein MEQELESIKQNVINCTKCDLCKTRTNSVPGKGNSQAEVIFVGEAPGRNEDKSGEPFVGIAGQKLSIALDEAGVSRESVYITNIVKCRPPQNRVPNTDERNTCQEYLKQEISIIKPKIICILGNTAFSSILGGSEITKFRGKIVRKDNQLYFLTIHPAATIYNQGLIDVLKNDIVKLFENIRELKNGKEIKVDIEYDS, encoded by the coding sequence ATGGAGCAAGAATTAGAGTCAATAAAACAAAATGTCATAAATTGTACAAAGTGCGATCTTTGTAAGACTAGGACAAACTCAGTTCCAGGGAAAGGAAATTCTCAAGCAGAAGTAATTTTTGTCGGAGAAGCACCTGGAAGAAATGAGGATAAAAGCGGAGAACCATTTGTAGGGATTGCAGGACAGAAACTCTCAATTGCACTAGATGAAGCAGGAGTTTCAAGAGAATCAGTATACATTACAAATATTGTAAAGTGCAGACCGCCACAAAACAGAGTTCCAAATACAGATGAAAGAAACACTTGTCAAGAATACCTAAAGCAGGAAATTTCAATAATAAAACCAAAAATTATTTGTATTTTGGGAAATACTGCATTTAGTTCGATTTTAGGAGGTTCAGAAATAACAAAATTTAGAGGAAAAATCGTAAGAAAAGACAATCAACTGTATTTTCTCACCATTCATCCAGCAGCAACGATATACAATCAAGGGCTAATTGATGTACTAAAGAACGACATTGTAAAATTATTTGAAAACATAAGAGAATTAAAAAATGGAAAAGAAATCAAAGTAGATATAGAATATGATTCCTAG
- a CDS encoding response regulator, with product MANILIADDSNAIRLVLKDILSIGEHDVIAEACDGSEAVEFYKKYNPDLMLLDLAMPKKDGYAVTKEIISYDPNAKIILITASDDQKTIQKCLNEGAFSYVSKPFDFNAVLDTIKEILKSNLGTIGTNK from the coding sequence ATGGCCAATATTTTGATTGCTGATGATTCTAATGCCATTCGTCTGGTTTTAAAAGATATTTTGTCAATTGGCGAGCATGATGTTATTGCTGAAGCGTGTGATGGCTCTGAGGCAGTTGAATTTTATAAAAAATATAATCCTGACTTGATGTTACTTGATCTTGCTATGCCAAAAAAAGATGGTTATGCTGTAACAAAAGAAATTATCTCATATGATCCTAATGCAAAAATAATTTTAATTACGGCAAGTGATGATCAAAAAACAATTCAGAAATGTTTGAATGAAGGTGCATTCTCCTATGTTTCAAAACCTTTTGATTTTAATGCAGTTTTGGATACCATAAAAGAAATTCTAAAAAGTAATTTAGGTACTATTGGAACTAATAAGTAA
- a CDS encoding PQQ-binding-like beta-propeller repeat protein — protein MKSRLLIIVVMLMMVITITTNHVFAMCAYDPTNPHKPCDDLRAMLIIESHETQLKNIDGKLYHVIGPFTLQSQSEDAIRLGDTEFTYPYYPVPIPPGGVMTVEITFSDGIKESIGRVGPPTPFIEFTDHDDPKAGVKHNSDGTFNFLLSVETNSILPLKQLKLAIPFDEIQCKDELILIQKYDGSPACVTESTKQKLVERGWIKIEIKDSNNSLLQKWTYDTKGEISSIDISKDDSIIVVGTAIRDTQKGMLYLLDNDGMLLWEEEFDSMINHVDISNNTILVNGFHICGGGGGARTHCNYTVDIFDIQGNNIQSYAHDDNTSFGASLSPNGSQIITHTYDVLEYFDIQENDSWMYDPDESIRHATFLTDSTLLVNTDNAGEIIALDNTGDELWNFATNYPDNYSYATSSNGKYFAVSDYTSPDDGNIYLLDSNGNLLWQANTGNTVLHLEFSGDDSRILAELNGAFMVYDMQGNLLWKNNIPSNLTMSSFGSFLLGTIFNQGSGASITLFDGKGNILSNYPADKESLGAVFALANSDEYFVMANDTNQLVMFEVIPDFDKVYYDLTDIRDSEDLHVKIVPKIPGLFDVAIAKGDSVEIPWDIKFEQGYARSNFDVSIASDSDIESQITPTSPYTPINGVPPGEKIIIIHPKPDATTENYTVQILGRGDTVHNQTGWMTNLDGKILGTINVNVIPKPLGLQRVLDSCNSTGIQPSVGYRYSNDTHTIANNSCEWQTIEEYENEN, from the coding sequence ATGAAAAGTAGACTATTGATAATTGTTGTAATGCTGATGATGGTAATCACAATTACAACAAATCATGTGTTTGCAATGTGTGCATATGATCCTACTAATCCCCACAAACCATGCGATGATCTTCGTGCTATGCTGATTATTGAATCACATGAAACTCAACTTAAAAATATTGATGGAAAATTATATCATGTTATTGGTCCGTTTACTCTACAAAGTCAATCGGAAGATGCAATTCGTTTAGGGGATACTGAATTCACATATCCCTATTATCCTGTACCTATACCTCCTGGGGGAGTAATGACAGTCGAAATTACCTTTTCTGATGGGATCAAAGAATCAATTGGGAGAGTTGGACCGCCTACTCCATTTATTGAATTCACAGACCACGATGATCCCAAGGCAGGAGTTAAACACAATTCAGATGGCACGTTTAATTTTCTACTAAGCGTTGAAACCAATTCTATTTTACCATTAAAACAACTCAAGTTAGCAATTCCATTTGATGAAATACAGTGCAAAGACGAATTAATTTTAATCCAAAAGTATGATGGCTCCCCTGCATGTGTAACAGAGTCAACCAAACAAAAACTAGTTGAGAGAGGGTGGATAAAAATAGAAATCAAAGACTCGAATAATTCATTACTACAGAAATGGACATACGATACAAAGGGCGAAATATCCAGTATTGATATTTCAAAGGATGACTCCATTATTGTAGTAGGTACCGCAATCAGAGACACCCAGAAGGGAATGTTGTATCTTTTAGACAATGATGGGATGCTTTTGTGGGAAGAGGAGTTTGATAGTATGATCAATCATGTAGATATATCAAACAATACAATTTTGGTGAACGGATTTCATATTTGTGGAGGAGGTGGAGGAGCGAGAACACATTGCAACTATACTGTAGATATTTTTGACATTCAAGGCAATAATATACAAAGCTACGCTCATGATGACAATACTTCTTTTGGAGCATCGCTTTCGCCAAACGGAAGTCAGATAATCACTCATACCTATGATGTGCTAGAATACTTCGATATCCAAGAAAATGATTCTTGGATGTATGATCCAGATGAATCAATCAGACATGCGACATTTCTTACAGATTCAACATTGCTAGTAAATACAGACAACGCAGGAGAAATAATCGCACTAGACAATACTGGAGATGAATTGTGGAATTTTGCCACAAACTATCCAGACAACTATTCCTATGCAACTTCAAGCAATGGAAAATATTTCGCTGTATCTGATTATACAAGTCCAGACGATGGAAATATCTACTTGTTAGATTCCAATGGAAATCTTTTGTGGCAAGCCAATACAGGAAACACAGTATTGCATCTGGAATTTTCAGGTGATGATTCCCGCATCTTAGCTGAATTAAACGGTGCATTCATGGTGTATGACATGCAGGGAAATCTGCTGTGGAAGAACAACATTCCATCTAATCTGACAATGTCTTCATTTGGCTCATTTCTGCTAGGAACCATATTCAATCAGGGTTCTGGTGCCAGCATTACATTGTTTGACGGTAAGGGGAACATACTTTCCAACTATCCTGCTGACAAAGAAAGTCTAGGTGCTGTTTTTGCGCTTGCAAACAGCGATGAATACTTTGTAATGGCAAATGACACAAATCAACTCGTAATGTTTGAAGTGATTCCTGATTTTGATAAAGTGTACTATGATCTTACAGATATTCGTGATTCTGAGGATCTTCATGTCAAAATTGTGCCAAAAATTCCGGGATTATTTGATGTTGCAATTGCAAAAGGTGATTCCGTAGAAATTCCATGGGACATAAAATTTGAGCAAGGATACGCTAGATCAAACTTTGATGTATCGATTGCATCTGATTCTGATATAGAATCTCAAATAACTCCTACCAGTCCTTACACTCCAATCAACGGGGTGCCTCCAGGCGAAAAAATAATTATCATTCATCCTAAACCTGATGCAACCACAGAAAACTATACCGTACAAATTCTTGGAAGGGGAGACACAGTACACAACCAAACGGGATGGATGACAAACCTTGATGGAAAAATACTGGGAACAATCAATGTCAACGTGATTCCAAAACCGTTGGGTCTTCAAAGAGTTTTAGACAGTTGCAATTCTACTGGAATTCAACCTAGTGTTGGATATAGATATTCAAATGACACTCATACCATTGCCAACAATTCTTGTGAATGGCAGACTATTGAAGAATATGAAAATGAAAACTAG
- a CDS encoding HAMP domain-containing sensor histidine kinase — protein sequence MKIVSKAYLLIIILIAAAVFNLFLLYQDDKSGISQSHSIIRIGDVKVKAESISALATSVANGNAEDKNELQKEIDEVQSTLLKIKNGGNINGQEISVIPPALILDYNKVYSSWENYKSRALDVEVTSVFDPEATNAMNYVLQKNQDLVLLTDNLVRDLDTLDRNYNTHKQIAKDLAECAKIIGQQSLLISIGEGENAQEILGEKKLQFEIGIRKLLQISTEDLEVESVGMTHEELEAIPRENSESLRKIDPLWEAIQLRISILEDRALLSPEFNIAKNKMQEQKLILFEDTDRLINSWNNEITKEGSEGQIIIQILLIVDIAAFILVLTIIRKSLLPLEIISKALSKVKEGVYGEKIEYTGTDEVGQLVTNFNIMSDTIKEKEEEAKKTDIAKDEFLAMITHELKTPLVPIQGYSDILLGEHLGKLTDKQKERIEIIKSSSETLLGIISDLLDAQKLDLGQLRMKKEIKNIKETINKAINSLLPEAQKNKIELSSNLLDLEIEHDPDRIMQVITNLIKNSLNAVQPNTGKIQVSMEELPKEVKIVIKDNGVGIPKSHQKELFKKFYQVDATLTRERGGSGLGLAICKGIIDNHMGKISVQSEINQGATFTFTLPKLTSHVKSAVNPT from the coding sequence GTGAAAATAGTAAGTAAAGCATATCTTTTGATAATAATTTTAATCGCAGCAGCTGTGTTCAATCTGTTTTTGCTATATCAAGATGACAAATCTGGAATATCACAATCACACTCCATAATTAGAATCGGGGATGTGAAAGTTAAAGCTGAATCAATTTCAGCACTCGCAACATCTGTTGCAAATGGAAATGCAGAAGATAAAAATGAATTACAAAAAGAAATTGATGAAGTTCAATCAACATTATTGAAAATTAAAAACGGGGGAAACATTAATGGGCAAGAGATATCCGTTATTCCCCCAGCACTTATTTTAGATTATAACAAGGTTTACTCATCATGGGAAAATTACAAATCACGAGCATTAGACGTAGAAGTAACATCAGTATTTGATCCAGAAGCTACAAATGCAATGAACTATGTTTTACAAAAAAACCAAGATCTAGTTCTGCTTACAGATAATCTAGTAAGAGATTTGGACACTTTGGATAGAAATTACAACACTCACAAACAAATTGCAAAAGATTTAGCAGAATGTGCAAAGATTATCGGACAACAAAGCTTGCTAATTTCAATAGGAGAGGGAGAAAACGCTCAAGAAATACTTGGAGAGAAAAAACTACAATTCGAAATTGGAATCAGAAAATTATTACAAATTTCAACTGAAGATTTGGAAGTCGAAAGTGTAGGTATGACACATGAAGAGTTGGAAGCAATTCCAAGGGAAAATTCTGAATCTCTAAGAAAAATAGACCCTCTTTGGGAAGCAATTCAATTAAGAATAAGCATCCTTGAAGATAGAGCACTATTATCTCCAGAATTCAATATTGCGAAAAATAAAATGCAGGAACAGAAGTTAATTTTATTTGAAGACACAGACAGATTGATAAATTCTTGGAATAATGAAATCACAAAAGAAGGTTCCGAAGGTCAAATAATTATTCAAATTTTATTAATTGTAGACATCGCTGCATTCATTTTAGTTCTAACAATAATTAGAAAATCACTTTTACCTCTGGAGATAATCAGTAAAGCACTATCAAAGGTAAAAGAAGGAGTATATGGTGAAAAAATTGAATATACAGGCACAGATGAAGTAGGACAGCTTGTAACGAATTTCAACATAATGTCTGATACAATTAAAGAAAAAGAAGAAGAAGCTAAAAAAACAGACATTGCAAAAGATGAATTTTTAGCAATGATTACTCACGAATTAAAGACACCGTTAGTCCCAATTCAAGGATATTCAGATATTTTACTTGGAGAACATTTGGGAAAATTAACAGACAAACAAAAAGAAAGAATCGAGATTATCAAATCAAGTTCTGAGACATTGTTAGGAATTATTTCAGACTTGTTAGATGCACAAAAATTAGATTTAGGTCAGTTAAGAATGAAAAAAGAAATCAAAAACATCAAAGAAACAATCAACAAAGCAATCAATTCGTTATTACCTGAAGCCCAAAAAAATAAAATTGAATTAAGTTCAAATTTGTTAGATTTAGAAATAGAACACGATCCAGATAGAATCATGCAAGTAATTACAAATTTAATTAAAAACAGTTTGAATGCAGTGCAACCAAACACAGGAAAAATTCAAGTTAGCATGGAAGAACTTCCAAAAGAAGTCAAAATTGTCATCAAAGATAACGGAGTCGGCATTCCAAAGAGTCATCAAAAAGAACTCTTCAAGAAATTCTATCAAGTTGATGCTACATTAACTAGGGAAAGAGGAGGGAGTGGATTAGGATTAGCCATTTGTAAAGGAATAATAGATAATCATATGGGAAAAATATCTGTACAAAGCGAGATCAATCAAGGAGCAACATTTACATTTACACTTCCAAAATTAACTAGCCACGTAAAATCAGCAGTTAATCCTACTTAA
- a CDS encoding sulfite exporter TauE/SafE family protein, which yields MIDQFWLILLGFAAGLLGSMIGLGGGIIVVPVLTFLGFPPTTAASNSLFAALSNAIASTISYSKQKRIEISLGLKLGLLSIPGTVLGAMISTDVAPDIFKILFGFVLIASAAYIFLRKQIEPKEKAISKQIMIFAVGASFFAGIVSSFFGIGGGIIFVPLMVVGMGMAMKRAAPTSQLILLFSSFSGVVSHSLLGHPDFTQAGFLAVGSFVGGLVGARLSIDIRERYLQIIVSVVVLIAAGKLILDSLSGNFGF from the coding sequence ATGATTGATCAATTTTGGTTAATTCTTTTGGGATTTGCAGCAGGACTTCTAGGATCTATGATTGGTCTTGGTGGAGGAATTATCGTAGTTCCTGTATTGACATTTCTAGGATTTCCACCTACGACTGCTGCAAGTAACAGTCTTTTTGCTGCATTAAGCAATGCGATTGCTTCTACAATTTCATATTCTAAACAAAAAAGAATAGAAATTTCTTTAGGATTAAAACTTGGATTGCTCTCAATTCCTGGAACTGTTTTGGGTGCAATGATCTCAACTGATGTGGCACCAGATATTTTTAAAATATTATTTGGCTTTGTTTTGATAGCGTCTGCAGCTTATATTTTTTTAAGGAAACAAATTGAACCTAAAGAAAAAGCAATATCAAAACAAATAATGATCTTTGCAGTGGGTGCAAGTTTTTTTGCAGGAATTGTCTCTTCATTTTTTGGGATAGGTGGTGGTATCATCTTTGTGCCATTGATGGTTGTTGGAATGGGAATGGCAATGAAAAGAGCGGCCCCTACATCTCAACTGATATTGTTGTTCTCTTCATTTTCTGGAGTAGTCTCTCATAGTCTTTTAGGCCATCCTGATTTTACACAGGCAGGATTTTTGGCAGTTGGTTCTTTTGTTGGTGGATTAGTTGGCGCACGCTTGTCTATTGATATACGTGAAAGATATTTACAAATAATTGTCTCTGTTGTAGTTCTGATAGCTGCAGGAAAACTTATTCTAGATTCACTTTCTGGTAATTTTGGTTTTTAG
- a CDS encoding PINc/VapC family ATPase, which produces MSKIVPDTSVIINGELISQIETGSIRNAQIIIPQAVFDELRSQASNKKEQGFVGLEKIRKLNELSGSFGLEIVMKGSHPSSDDIKFASSGRIDALIVDMAKQNDATLYTSDKIQNLVAQAEGIKTVFLKTKIKPEKLEFLKFFDAETMSIHLKENQFPLAKKGKPGAFILTQINDDVLTKSYLKMIASQIFDIANVSDSSTIEISKTGASVIQHDDYRIAITYPPFSESYEITIVHPIIKLSLEDYDISDALMERLSDRAEGIVISGAPGSGKSTLASGLANFYHKKGKIVKTFESPRDLQVDPGITQYGKLDGSFDNTADILLLVRPDYTIFDEVRRREDFRTFADLRLTGVGMVGVVHANSPLDAIQRFIGKIELGIIPNILDTVVFVNDGRIEKVYDLELKVKVPSGMTESDLARPVIEVRNFQDNVLEHEIYTFGEENVIVPVAKRVQKIGIEKLAEDKIRDSFKRYDPNVQVEILSDNRVKVLVNEQYIPSIIGRGGSNINEIEKSLQVHIDVVAKDSKNLSLTSNDLPFSFSESKTALLLTVSREYTSMHADIYANDKFLTSVRIGKKGQIKIPKRSDIARDLMNSTSHNEIKLYLKDF; this is translated from the coding sequence TTGTCAAAAATAGTCCCTGATACTAGCGTTATAATTAACGGTGAACTAATTTCTCAAATAGAAACAGGTTCAATTAGAAATGCCCAAATCATCATTCCGCAAGCTGTGTTTGACGAATTACGATCTCAAGCATCAAATAAAAAAGAACAAGGGTTTGTTGGTTTGGAAAAAATTAGAAAACTTAATGAATTATCTGGAAGTTTTGGTTTAGAAATTGTAATGAAAGGTTCACATCCTTCTTCTGATGATATCAAGTTTGCTTCTAGTGGCAGGATTGATGCGCTTATTGTTGATATGGCAAAACAAAATGATGCAACTCTTTACACTTCTGATAAAATTCAAAATCTAGTTGCGCAAGCTGAAGGAATAAAAACTGTATTTCTTAAAACTAAGATCAAGCCTGAAAAATTAGAATTTTTGAAATTTTTTGATGCTGAAACAATGAGTATTCATCTTAAAGAAAATCAATTTCCTTTAGCTAAGAAAGGAAAACCTGGTGCTTTTATTTTAACTCAAATTAACGATGATGTTCTCACAAAATCTTATTTGAAAATGATTGCATCACAAATCTTTGATATTGCAAATGTGTCTGATTCCAGTACTATCGAAATTTCAAAGACTGGCGCCTCTGTAATCCAACATGATGATTACCGAATAGCAATAACTTATCCACCCTTTTCTGAATCATATGAAATCACAATTGTCCATCCCATCATAAAATTGTCGTTGGAAGATTATGACATCTCTGATGCGCTCATGGAGAGACTATCTGATAGAGCCGAAGGAATTGTCATTTCGGGTGCGCCTGGTTCTGGGAAAAGCACTCTTGCATCAGGACTTGCAAATTTTTATCACAAAAAAGGGAAAATTGTTAAAACTTTTGAATCGCCTCGAGATTTACAAGTTGATCCTGGTATAACACAATATGGTAAATTAGATGGAAGTTTTGATAATACTGCAGACATTTTACTTTTGGTTCGTCCTGATTATACTATTTTTGATGAAGTAAGAAGACGGGAAGATTTTAGGACTTTTGCTGATTTGCGACTAACTGGAGTTGGAATGGTTGGTGTTGTTCATGCAAACTCTCCATTAGATGCAATTCAGCGTTTTATTGGGAAAATTGAATTGGGAATCATACCAAATATTTTGGATACTGTTGTATTTGTAAATGATGGGCGGATAGAGAAAGTTTATGATCTTGAATTAAAAGTTAAAGTTCCTTCTGGTATGACTGAATCTGATCTTGCCAGGCCTGTTATTGAAGTAAGGAATTTTCAAGATAATGTTTTGGAACATGAAATATACACATTTGGAGAGGAAAATGTCATTGTTCCTGTTGCAAAACGTGTTCAAAAAATAGGGATTGAAAAACTTGCTGAAGATAAAATAAGAGATTCCTTCAAGAGATACGATCCTAATGTTCAAGTTGAGATTTTATCTGATAATAGAGTCAAAGTTCTTGTAAATGAACAATACATTCCATCAATAATTGGAAGAGGTGGATCCAACATTAACGAAATTGAAAAATCCCTTCAAGTACATATTGATGTTGTAGCAAAAGACTCCAAAAATTTGTCCTTGACCTCAAATGATCTCCCGTTTTCATTTTCAGAATCAAAAACTGCATTACTTCTTACTGTGAGTAGAGAATATACTTCAATGCATGCTGATATTTATGCAAATGATAAATTTTTGACCTCTGTTAGAATTGGCAAAAAAGGGCAAATCAAAATTCCAAAACGTTCTGACATTGCAAGAGATCTTATGAATTCCACTTCACACAATGAAATAAAATTATATCTTAAAGATTTTTAA